A DNA window from Luteolibacter luteus contains the following coding sequences:
- a CDS encoding adenylate/guanylate cyclase domain-containing protein → MTPPTGSSGSTERRVRLLAALVGIVLAISAGYLGLLQPGGPVRTLSYDLPFIAGHRSGAGADVRIVYIDDLDGRFIDRRSQAKLLDILNRAGVRAAVYDLIFDRPSEDPAVDREFAAAMLRFRGIDEAGEEVAGATRRQVFLACGRNSVSQTGANIEQLVVPTDELLAAADDFGLVALVHDRKFTVRELTAGTRDEPSMTWKAAVALGAPLEEETRLNERWINYAGPPPDPGNPASHPAIPSYNASDLLNGDVPVDLAGKVVVIGAKPGIVGAALGIDLFNTPFHRFDRDRLALTSGVEVQATILSNLKERNWLNRADKAFDDRLVILAGIFAGAGFTRLRPLPGILAGLLGILLLGVLGTVMVHYKEIWFLWSVPAFLQIPVAVVWGGFSHFYVERFFRVKLSEEQRQLREAFAKYVSPQMLDRLTAEGFRMKVGGEKIHGAMMFTDLENFTNMCERVGDPEKIVATLNDYFERTTCHIFDDDGVVIKFIGDAIFAAWGAPLPEPQSALKAARAAWKLGHSAKLVIDGVELQTRIGVHYGEVVAGNIGSVKRVDYTMIGDAVNLASRLESLNKTLGTNTLISEEVRQQIDKEFRTRLVGRLKVKGRKEITVVHELLGPQEGRPEPEWLGIYGKALELLHANDPEQAEELFRCVERAKGAPDGPSAFYLKRLADGDRVTDGVVEMTEK, encoded by the coding sequence ATGACTCCGCCCACGGGCTCATCAGGCAGCACGGAGCGCCGCGTGCGGCTGCTTGCCGCGTTGGTAGGGATCGTGCTCGCGATCTCCGCAGGCTACCTCGGTCTGCTTCAGCCCGGCGGGCCGGTGAGGACCTTGAGCTATGATTTGCCCTTCATTGCTGGCCATCGTTCGGGTGCAGGAGCGGACGTGAGGATCGTTTACATCGACGACCTCGACGGACGTTTTATCGATCGCCGCTCGCAGGCCAAGCTGCTTGATATTCTGAACCGTGCCGGGGTAAGGGCCGCCGTCTACGACCTCATCTTTGATCGGCCTTCGGAAGATCCTGCGGTGGATCGCGAGTTTGCAGCGGCGATGCTGCGCTTCCGCGGTATCGATGAAGCAGGAGAAGAGGTGGCGGGAGCGACGCGGCGCCAAGTCTTTCTGGCTTGCGGGCGAAACAGCGTCAGCCAGACCGGTGCGAACATCGAGCAATTGGTCGTCCCCACGGATGAGCTGCTGGCTGCTGCCGATGACTTCGGATTGGTGGCCCTGGTCCATGATCGGAAGTTCACGGTCCGCGAGCTGACCGCGGGGACCCGGGATGAGCCGTCGATGACTTGGAAAGCGGCTGTCGCGCTAGGTGCACCATTGGAAGAGGAAACCCGCCTCAACGAGCGCTGGATCAACTATGCGGGGCCGCCGCCCGATCCGGGAAATCCGGCGTCGCATCCGGCGATTCCTTCCTACAATGCCTCTGATCTCCTCAATGGTGATGTTCCGGTTGATCTCGCCGGCAAGGTCGTGGTGATCGGTGCCAAGCCTGGGATCGTGGGGGCAGCTCTTGGCATCGATCTTTTCAACACACCTTTCCATCGCTTCGACCGGGACCGCCTAGCCCTGACCAGCGGGGTGGAGGTGCAGGCGACCATTCTCTCAAATCTCAAGGAGCGGAACTGGCTCAATCGTGCGGATAAGGCTTTTGATGACAGGTTGGTGATCCTGGCGGGAATCTTCGCGGGCGCGGGGTTTACGCGGTTGCGCCCCCTGCCGGGGATCCTTGCCGGACTCCTTGGCATCCTTCTGCTCGGGGTTCTCGGAACCGTGATGGTACACTACAAGGAGATCTGGTTCCTATGGAGCGTGCCGGCGTTCCTTCAAATCCCCGTGGCGGTGGTTTGGGGCGGTTTCTCTCACTTTTATGTGGAGCGTTTCTTTCGTGTGAAGCTGAGCGAGGAGCAGCGCCAGCTCCGGGAGGCCTTCGCCAAATATGTCTCACCGCAGATGCTCGATCGCCTGACCGCAGAGGGCTTCCGCATGAAGGTCGGCGGAGAAAAAATTCACGGAGCGATGATGTTCACCGATCTCGAGAATTTCACCAACATGTGTGAACGGGTAGGGGATCCGGAGAAGATCGTAGCGACGCTGAACGATTACTTCGAGCGGACCACCTGCCATATCTTTGATGACGATGGCGTGGTGATCAAATTTATCGGCGACGCGATCTTTGCGGCGTGGGGTGCGCCCTTGCCAGAGCCTCAGTCCGCGCTGAAGGCGGCGCGCGCCGCATGGAAATTGGGACATAGCGCGAAGCTGGTGATCGACGGAGTGGAGCTCCAAACCCGTATCGGCGTGCACTACGGAGAAGTGGTGGCTGGCAACATCGGCAGCGTGAAACGCGTGGACTACACGATGATCGGTGATGCCGTGAATTTGGCATCCCGCTTGGAGTCCCTGAACAAGACCCTCGGCACGAACACACTAATCAGTGAGGAGGTGCGCCAGCAGATCGATAAGGAATTCCGCACCCGCTTAGTGGGTCGCTTGAAGGTAAAGGGGCGCAAAGAAATCACCGTCGTTCATGAATTGCTGGGGCCGCAGGAGGGCAGGCCGGAGCCGGAGTGGCTTGGGATCTATGGGAAGGCGCTTGAGTTGCTTCATGCGAACGACCCGGAGCAGGCCGAGGAGCTTTTTCGTTGCGTTGAAAGGGCCAAGGGTGCTCCGGACGGACCATCGGCTTTCTATCTCAAGCGCCTGGCCGATGGGGATCGGGTTACCGACGGGGTGGTGGAGATGACAGAAAAGTAG
- a CDS encoding cadherin-like beta sandwich domain-containing protein has protein sequence MLPSRIALLERILSQTFLLFAFLLPATAADPMRFTWTDAVSGNWSDTTKWTDDQASGSGPVTGGLAGYVLEFEEAGRYTATQDLGAGFLISELRFGGSEVTLAGNGIRLIANGASSPEIQQDGTADVTINTPVMLLADLNCGGIGSGKVTLGGGVSGNAGLTKSGSGILAVTGTASYSGNTTVEGGTLKLSQSNTANDASTVTIGAGAVLDLNFSGQDTVLSLVLGGIPQANGVYHAANSGGAISGTGSIRVFTPPPPQPSSNANLSALNVSGATLSPAFNSLIGTYSTTVPNAVSGITVMATAAHSGAAVKVGGNQVSSGVASPVIPLSVGNNLITTLVTAQDGVTTRIYTISINRAAPVAVATAPALVISSARATLNGTVNPNGVATVYFEYGPTAAYGSRTPERDVAGTGGRPFAASLGGLKGATIYHFRAVVIGAGGTQFGNGLSFATPPEPPVAATGTPTNVTASTATLVGGLNPNGVKASAYFEYGLTSVYGQATAVQNIPAGAATVNVQAPNISLISGATYHYRLVASNAAGTALGEDVVFTVQPGGGGGSGAPTAAPAVHTGNAVGVGTESAILQGSANPNEGTTLVQFEYGLTAAYGQTSVLQGIGNGNGAAAVAATVSDLLPGTTYHYRVTASNNLGKSLGADATFTTGFPPPTAVTGNSTVLTTTSVKLDGSIRARGATAEAWIDYGTDGVTFNSVRAVPANVSGDLNTEVSAEVPELAQGVTYYFRVRAVGPQGQAMGEVKGFDVASLSGLIRQFPPGVTAANRQGSVSITLGPAAIGSGWRFAGEQFWRESGVPATGLTAGDRVIEFRPVPGYLKPANETVAVASIAAPVALFRSYAPSAEAGTGALTVFLKPQDLTEGIAPARWKFFGEGDAEWKESGTTVNGLAPGNYVILSKQVEGRSTPHPVTAVVAHGQTTSLTIIYYIKEGPVGVPPDLLAFEEVSGDEALPNAYVGQIRTNSGSGSGFVVRPRVVVTAGHVLFNDGTLSAATGAQWLFQHDRQAHDPVPQTPRGFFLMTGYAAQRAEDNSPGISTPASQNLDAGTLFFVQEAGRGGFSGYLASDTSSNEFLLSSALKTVAGYPIDGIGDNGIDRMHATPPAAVNFTKSFERTYITPDVRASAGASGGPLCVLNENGGYYPAAIYLGGTNQTVVRALDSDVVTMIGFSEASSGAAAGATGGSLSNTQSGEYDSETHGALRVIIEPAAARAAGAGWRLDSASSYVFSGDTSGDLEPGAVSISFPTVQGFVPPAPQAATVTAGTIKTVTFTYEETVDGPVITSATAVTGVRGEGFSYQISADHSPLLYSLRGLLPDGLEFHPQTGIISGIPQEAGIFPVTVGASNSGGAGTRELVLTFVPVVADQAFTAPYLVAMNYQVESSETGDAGSSWAASGLPAGVSIHPSSGIVSGTATEPGVYEAEVSTAVRGATGSGTLTLTVTGTAPRITQQPAATRSIQYGTSAALVVEATGLPDPSYQWYRGQSGDTSHPVEGATSPLFTTPPLTANTSYWVRAHSISGSADSTTSSINILPSANANLIGLVTSEGPIEPFSSTVTAYAINVPNEVSAILVTPQVEVTQSTVKVKNVVVPTDAASDPIALGLGANVINVDVISGDGSVTKRYVLSVNRSQTPVLVTGTATGVRDMNATLRGMATPNGMGTVFFQYSTTTDFGNATAGDVISGNLPLAIEEPVTGLRARTTYHYRIGITTGAGTSFASYSAFTTSSAPPVVATGQASDIEATKVKLIGGVNTNGTTTSVHFEWGETTAYGNTTPVQVVPGGASVVDISYMLQGLTPDTIYHYRLVGNSTAGTTFGEDVVFIANQATGGSGIPTAIPAATTGGSQDVTGTSVALQGVANPKGGTTFVRFEYGLTPSYGHSTQARGIGSGTDPSIVVAQATGLLPGRTYHYRLVATNSSGTGRGEDRTFATSPMGPLATTLGATALSSTSVRLFGTANANGALAQVFFEYGTDGVSFPNRIAITGGSVNGEVELPVQVDLADLEPDKIYHFRTFAVRPDNFTIFSRGEVKSFRSDNLAGLLQKFPRELDVGERQGQLQVNLAPAGMGAWRLAGEIQWRASGSMATGLTTGDREIEFLPVLGYHQPGRELVGVVSGSPTLVLNREYFVSPTPPDSSIKVNLIPVNRSGPEVPLSDRIQWRLFGYDDLPWRESGETASGLMPGSYLIEFKAALDLDAPPPCTLVLGPGESKVVSFAYDPDLDSGASSIRVLPYDTVSTRRNQPYAYVGQIRNDTGSHSGFAVKTRVVATVAQSVFDEFTLAQIPGVQWLFQQDRAVHEPKPQTPRGFYVFDGYAAQREQDDTPGFPSLAAQEMNVAALYFLEDAGRGGYSGFLATDEATQPLATATSLKTLVGYPVRGGGSISNHGRMQASRTLTDAFVPVTDVIFGSSTIMGLHGMDGGPLCIQTNGGNYFPAGIYVGGSNSQNHVRAIDGEVIDLFNRAELTANTGNNNNTGGISQTSYTAVSASSTRGALSVIIEPAEARLAGALWKLGGDSSFVVSGARKNNMMPGQYVLQLKTIPGFRSPVQQSTNVLANNLTTVTFTYLPELSPLFNWRQLHFATTANTGDAADGSDPDGDGILNLDEYIAGTDPLNRSDAFFVSGSEREGNTFLLTVPVKAGRLYILQRSTNLPTADWTDVVTAGPFALGGTRTLVDPAATSSSGIYRVKVELLGP, from the coding sequence ATGCTTCCCTCCCGCATTGCCCTCCTTGAAAGGATCCTGAGCCAGACCTTCCTGCTCTTCGCTTTTCTGTTGCCTGCCACTGCGGCAGATCCGATGCGATTCACGTGGACCGATGCCGTCTCTGGAAATTGGAGCGACACGACGAAGTGGACCGATGACCAAGCAAGCGGAAGTGGGCCCGTAACCGGTGGCCTCGCAGGCTACGTGCTCGAGTTCGAGGAGGCTGGGCGCTACACCGCGACGCAGGATCTCGGTGCAGGCTTTCTCATAAGCGAGCTTCGTTTCGGGGGCTCCGAGGTGACTCTTGCCGGGAATGGCATCCGATTGATCGCGAACGGAGCGAGTTCTCCGGAGATCCAGCAGGATGGAACAGCGGACGTGACGATCAACACGCCGGTAATGCTGCTGGCGGACTTGAACTGCGGCGGTATCGGTTCCGGGAAGGTAACCTTGGGCGGCGGGGTTTCCGGGAATGCCGGTTTGACGAAGTCGGGCTCCGGAATTCTTGCGGTGACGGGGACGGCTTCTTATTCCGGCAATACCACTGTGGAAGGCGGCACCTTGAAGCTTTCCCAGTCGAATACGGCGAACGATGCCAGCACGGTGACCATTGGTGCTGGAGCCGTACTTGATCTGAATTTTTCCGGCCAAGACACGGTGCTGTCGCTGGTGCTCGGCGGCATCCCACAGGCGAATGGTGTCTATCATGCAGCCAACAGCGGCGGAGCTATCAGCGGTACAGGTTCGATCCGCGTCTTCACGCCACCACCCCCGCAGCCTTCGTCGAATGCCAACCTCTCAGCTCTTAACGTCAGCGGTGCGACCCTTTCGCCTGCTTTCAACTCCTTGATCGGCACCTATTCGACGACGGTTCCGAATGCGGTTTCGGGAATTACGGTGATGGCGACTGCGGCCCATTCCGGAGCGGCGGTGAAGGTCGGGGGCAATCAAGTCAGTTCCGGTGTTGCGAGTCCCGTGATTCCCCTGAGCGTGGGAAACAATCTCATCACGACATTGGTCACTGCCCAAGACGGTGTGACCACCCGGATCTATACGATCTCGATCAACCGTGCGGCGCCCGTCGCCGTGGCAACCGCCCCGGCTCTGGTCATTAGTTCGGCTCGTGCGACCTTGAATGGGACGGTGAATCCGAACGGCGTGGCGACGGTTTATTTCGAATACGGTCCGACTGCTGCCTACGGGAGCAGGACACCGGAACGAGACGTCGCAGGGACCGGCGGGCGGCCCTTTGCGGCCAGCCTCGGCGGCTTGAAGGGTGCCACCATCTACCACTTCCGCGCCGTGGTGATCGGCGCAGGTGGAACGCAGTTCGGCAATGGGCTGAGCTTCGCCACGCCACCGGAGCCGCCGGTTGCTGCGACCGGCACGCCCACGAACGTGACCGCTTCCACGGCAACTCTGGTAGGTGGACTGAACCCGAACGGTGTAAAGGCATCCGCCTACTTCGAATACGGCCTGACTTCAGTCTATGGCCAAGCCACCGCGGTGCAGAACATCCCGGCGGGTGCTGCCACCGTGAACGTGCAGGCGCCGAACATTTCGCTGATCTCCGGTGCGACCTATCACTATCGCCTGGTAGCAAGCAATGCGGCCGGCACCGCCTTGGGCGAGGATGTCGTCTTTACAGTGCAGCCTGGGGGCGGAGGCGGGAGTGGAGCGCCGACCGCTGCACCGGCAGTGCATACCGGGAATGCGGTGGGCGTGGGAACGGAGTCCGCGATTCTCCAGGGTAGTGCGAATCCCAACGAGGGAACGACATTGGTGCAATTTGAGTACGGTCTCACCGCAGCCTACGGACAGACCTCCGTCTTGCAAGGTATCGGAAATGGCAACGGCGCCGCTGCAGTGGCAGCGACGGTGTCGGATCTCCTGCCCGGAACCACGTATCACTATCGCGTCACCGCCTCGAACAACCTTGGCAAGAGCCTTGGCGCAGATGCCACCTTCACCACCGGCTTTCCCCCGCCGACCGCGGTAACCGGAAACTCGACCGTACTAACGACCACCAGCGTCAAGCTCGATGGTAGCATCCGTGCGCGCGGTGCAACGGCCGAAGCATGGATCGACTACGGCACGGATGGCGTTACCTTCAATAGCGTCCGCGCAGTGCCCGCCAATGTCTCCGGAGACCTAAACACGGAAGTCAGCGCGGAGGTGCCGGAGCTAGCCCAAGGTGTCACCTACTATTTCCGTGTGCGGGCGGTCGGTCCGCAGGGCCAAGCCATGGGCGAGGTGAAGGGTTTCGATGTCGCATCGCTTTCCGGATTAATCCGGCAATTCCCACCGGGTGTGACGGCTGCGAATCGTCAAGGTTCAGTGAGCATTACGCTCGGTCCGGCGGCTATTGGGAGCGGCTGGCGCTTTGCAGGAGAGCAGTTCTGGAGGGAGTCCGGGGTTCCGGCGACGGGGTTGACGGCTGGCGATCGCGTTATCGAATTCCGCCCGGTGCCCGGCTATTTGAAGCCTGCCAACGAAACGGTCGCGGTGGCGAGTATCGCCGCGCCAGTGGCTCTGTTCCGAAGCTATGCTCCTTCCGCGGAGGCTGGAACTGGTGCTCTCACCGTTTTCCTCAAGCCGCAGGATTTAACCGAAGGTATCGCGCCGGCGCGTTGGAAGTTCTTTGGCGAAGGAGATGCGGAGTGGAAGGAAAGTGGAACCACGGTCAATGGCCTCGCACCGGGAAACTACGTGATCCTTAGTAAACAGGTGGAAGGCCGGAGCACCCCGCATCCGGTAACCGCCGTGGTGGCCCATGGACAGACGACTTCCCTCACCATTATCTACTATATCAAGGAGGGTCCGGTGGGCGTGCCGCCAGACCTGCTTGCCTTCGAGGAGGTGTCCGGCGATGAGGCGTTGCCAAACGCCTACGTGGGTCAGATCCGCACGAACTCCGGATCAGGAAGCGGCTTTGTAGTGCGCCCGCGTGTGGTGGTCACTGCGGGCCACGTTCTCTTCAACGATGGGACGCTGTCTGCCGCTACGGGTGCGCAGTGGCTGTTCCAGCATGACCGGCAGGCGCATGATCCGGTGCCGCAGACGCCCAGGGGGTTTTTCCTCATGACCGGATATGCGGCGCAACGCGCGGAGGACAATTCACCCGGTATTTCGACCCCTGCTTCGCAGAACTTGGATGCGGGGACCTTGTTTTTCGTCCAGGAGGCGGGCCGGGGAGGGTTCAGCGGCTATTTAGCGAGTGATACCTCTTCGAACGAGTTCCTGCTGTCCAGCGCGTTGAAAACCGTGGCTGGTTATCCGATCGACGGCATCGGCGACAATGGTATCGACCGAATGCACGCCACGCCGCCCGCGGCGGTGAATTTCACGAAGTCATTCGAGCGAACTTACATTACCCCGGATGTGCGGGCGAGCGCCGGAGCGTCGGGAGGGCCGCTTTGTGTGCTGAATGAGAATGGCGGGTACTATCCTGCCGCGATTTACCTCGGTGGCACCAATCAGACGGTGGTGCGGGCGTTGGATAGTGACGTGGTCACGATGATCGGTTTCTCCGAGGCCAGTTCTGGGGCTGCGGCAGGTGCCACCGGTGGCAGCCTCTCGAATACTCAATCGGGTGAATACGATAGTGAAACCCATGGAGCCCTCCGCGTGATCATTGAACCTGCGGCCGCGCGTGCTGCAGGCGCGGGCTGGCGTTTGGATAGCGCCTCTTCCTATGTGTTCTCGGGCGATACTTCGGGCGATCTGGAGCCGGGAGCTGTGAGCATCAGCTTTCCCACCGTGCAGGGCTTTGTGCCGCCAGCTCCACAGGCGGCGACAGTGACGGCGGGGACGATCAAAACGGTGACCTTTACCTATGAGGAGACAGTTGATGGTCCCGTCATCACTTCCGCGACAGCGGTGACGGGAGTGCGTGGCGAGGGGTTCTCCTATCAGATTAGCGCGGACCATTCGCCCCTCCTTTACTCGCTTCGCGGCTTGCTGCCGGACGGATTGGAGTTCCATCCCCAGACTGGGATCATCTCCGGCATTCCTCAGGAAGCCGGGATCTTTCCCGTGACGGTCGGAGCTAGCAATTCCGGTGGAGCAGGAACTCGCGAATTGGTGCTGACCTTTGTGCCGGTGGTGGCGGACCAAGCTTTCACAGCACCCTATCTGGTAGCGATGAACTATCAGGTGGAATCCAGCGAAACCGGTGATGCGGGTTCGAGTTGGGCCGCCAGCGGTCTTCCGGCGGGTGTTTCCATTCATCCATCCAGTGGTATCGTCAGCGGCACTGCCACAGAACCCGGCGTCTATGAAGCCGAGGTCTCCACTGCCGTCCGAGGGGCCACGGGCAGCGGCACGCTGACGCTAACGGTGACCGGGACTGCACCTCGGATCACACAACAGCCCGCGGCGACGCGGAGTATCCAGTATGGCACGAGTGCGGCACTCGTGGTGGAGGCAACGGGTCTTCCGGATCCAAGCTATCAATGGTATCGGGGACAGAGCGGAGATACGAGCCATCCCGTGGAGGGTGCCACCTCCCCGCTTTTCACCACGCCGCCCCTGACGGCCAATACCAGTTATTGGGTGCGTGCCCACAGCATTAGCGGCTCGGCGGATAGCACGACATCCAGCATCAACATCCTTCCCTCGGCAAATGCGAACCTGATTGGCCTGGTCACCAGTGAGGGCCCGATCGAACCCTTCAGTTCCACGGTCACCGCCTACGCAATCAATGTCCCGAATGAGGTCTCCGCGATACTGGTGACACCGCAGGTGGAAGTTACCCAGTCGACGGTGAAGGTGAAAAATGTGGTCGTTCCGACGGATGCCGCCAGCGATCCCATTGCCCTCGGCCTGGGCGCAAATGTGATCAATGTCGATGTGATCTCCGGCGACGGCAGCGTCACCAAACGCTATGTCCTTTCCGTGAATCGTTCGCAAACCCCTGTTCTTGTGACGGGAACCGCCACAGGCGTGCGCGACATGAATGCGACCCTGCGCGGCATGGCGACGCCGAACGGGATGGGCACCGTGTTTTTTCAGTATAGCACTACGACCGACTTCGGGAATGCCACCGCGGGTGATGTGATTTCAGGCAACCTTCCACTTGCGATCGAAGAGCCCGTGACCGGTCTTCGTGCCAGGACCACCTATCACTATCGCATCGGCATCACCACCGGTGCGGGCACGAGCTTCGCCTCTTATAGCGCTTTCACTACCAGCTCGGCCCCTCCTGTCGTGGCTACCGGCCAAGCGAGCGATATAGAGGCGACCAAGGTGAAACTGATCGGCGGGGTTAATACGAACGGGACGACGACCTCCGTCCACTTCGAGTGGGGCGAGACCACTGCTTATGGCAATACCACACCGGTGCAGGTGGTGCCAGGTGGGGCGTCGGTGGTCGATATCTCATACATGCTTCAGGGACTGACGCCTGATACCATCTATCACTACCGGCTTGTCGGAAACAGCACGGCAGGGACGACGTTTGGCGAGGATGTCGTGTTCATTGCCAATCAGGCGACGGGTGGTTCGGGGATTCCGACGGCCATCCCGGCAGCAACCACCGGTGGTTCGCAGGATGTCACCGGTACTTCGGTAGCTCTCCAAGGCGTCGCAAATCCGAAGGGAGGGACTACCTTTGTCCGCTTTGAATACGGGCTGACCCCCTCCTACGGGCACTCAACCCAAGCTCGGGGAATTGGCAGCGGTACGGATCCCTCGATCGTAGTGGCCCAAGCGACGGGATTGCTTCCCGGGAGGACCTATCATTATCGCCTGGTGGCGACGAACAGTTCGGGAACCGGGCGTGGGGAAGACCGGACTTTCGCGACCTCGCCGATGGGTCCGCTCGCGACTACCTTGGGGGCTACTGCCCTGAGTTCGACCAGCGTTCGCTTGTTCGGCACCGCAAATGCCAATGGGGCTTTGGCGCAGGTATTCTTCGAATATGGTACCGATGGCGTGAGTTTCCCGAATCGTATCGCCATCACGGGCGGCTCCGTGAATGGCGAGGTTGAACTCCCCGTGCAGGTTGATCTCGCGGATCTCGAACCTGATAAAATCTACCATTTCCGAACCTTCGCGGTCCGGCCTGATAACTTCACAATCTTTTCGAGAGGAGAGGTGAAGAGCTTCCGGAGCGACAATCTGGCCGGCCTGCTGCAGAAGTTCCCGCGCGAGCTCGATGTGGGCGAACGTCAGGGCCAGTTGCAGGTGAATTTGGCCCCAGCCGGGATGGGGGCTTGGCGCTTGGCTGGCGAGATCCAATGGCGTGCTTCCGGAAGCATGGCGACCGGCCTGACAACGGGAGACCGCGAGATCGAGTTCCTGCCGGTGCTGGGCTATCATCAGCCGGGCCGGGAATTGGTCGGTGTCGTTAGCGGATCTCCGACGTTGGTGCTCAATCGCGAATATTTCGTCTCTCCCACACCGCCTGACAGCAGCATCAAAGTAAACCTCATCCCGGTGAATCGCTCCGGTCCGGAGGTGCCGCTTTCGGATCGTATCCAGTGGCGTCTCTTCGGCTACGATGACCTGCCATGGCGGGAGTCCGGGGAGACCGCGAGCGGCTTGATGCCGGGCAGCTACCTGATCGAGTTCAAGGCGGCGCTGGATCTCGATGCTCCTCCTCCATGCACCCTTGTCCTTGGCCCGGGAGAATCGAAGGTCGTCTCCTTTGCCTATGACCCCGACTTGGATTCCGGAGCCAGCTCGATCCGGGTGCTGCCTTACGACACGGTGTCTACCCGTCGCAACCAGCCCTACGCGTACGTTGGCCAGATCCGGAATGACACCGGTTCGCACAGCGGCTTCGCGGTGAAGACGCGCGTCGTGGCGACCGTCGCGCAGAGCGTTTTCGATGAGTTCACGCTGGCCCAGATCCCCGGCGTCCAGTGGCTCTTCCAGCAGGACCGCGCGGTCCACGAGCCGAAGCCTCAAACTCCGCGCGGCTTTTATGTCTTCGATGGCTACGCGGCGCAGCGAGAGCAGGACGATACGCCCGGCTTCCCCTCACTCGCGGCGCAGGAGATGAATGTCGCAGCCCTTTACTTTCTCGAAGACGCCGGGCGGGGTGGTTACTCCGGGTTCCTTGCCACGGATGAAGCGACCCAACCGTTGGCGACTGCGACCTCGCTTAAGACCTTGGTCGGCTATCCGGTCCGCGGGGGCGGTTCGATCTCGAATCATGGGCGAATGCAGGCCTCCCGAACTCTCACGGATGCCTTCGTGCCGGTGACGGATGTGATCTTTGGTTCAAGCACGATCATGGGCCTCCATGGCATGGATGGTGGACCGCTGTGCATCCAAACCAATGGTGGCAATTACTTCCCGGCGGGCATCTATGTGGGTGGCAGCAATTCCCAGAATCATGTCCGGGCGATCGATGGAGAGGTGATCGATCTCTTCAACCGTGCCGAGTTGACCGCGAATACAGGGAACAACAACAATACGGGCGGCATTTCCCAGACCAGCTATACGGCTGTCTCCGCCAGTTCCACGAGAGGAGCGCTGAGCGTGATCATCGAGCCCGCGGAAGCTCGCCTCGCCGGTGCGCTTTGGAAGCTCGGCGGCGATTCGAGCTTCGTGGTTTCCGGCGCACGGAAGAACAACATGATGCCGGGCCAATACGTCCTGCAGTTGAAAACCATCCCGGGTTTTCGATCTCCGGTTCAGCAGTCTACCAACGTGCTGGCGAACAACCTAACCACGGTCACATTCACGTACCTGCCCGAACTTTCTCCCCTCTTCAACTGGCGTCAGCTTCATTTCGCGACGACCGCGAATACAGGCGATGCGGCCGATGGCTCCGATCCGGATGGCGATGGCATTCTAAATCTGGACGAATATATCGCCGGTACGGATCCTCTCAATCGGTCCGATGCTTTCTTTGTCTCTGGATCGGAGCGTGAGGGTAATACCTTCTTGCTGACCGTGCCGGTCAAAGCCGGCCGCCTCTACATCCTCCAAAGGAGCACGAATCTACCCACCGCCGATTGGACGGATGTGGTCACGGCAGGCCCCTTTGCACTTGGCGGCACTAGGACCCTTGTCGATCCGGCGGCCACTTCTTCTTCAGGTATCTATCGGGTCAAAGTCGAACTTTTGGGGCCATGA